The following are from one region of the bacterium genome:
- a CDS encoding type II secretion system protein GspG: MTTRRGFTLIELLIVVAIIAILAAIAVPNFLEAQTRSKVSRAKADLRTLATGLESYRVDNNNYPYCENIGNTPWLPPGGTPRSSTTEKPGGLTSPIAYLTSLPNDVFKHQIDGGPSVSAPLYYERPGFGYVAGNNNHQTLPVWVPWELWEFPGPLLDDSPDYYTMDVSRTPTRWVLYSFGPDLDDDVVVNGTVVTRSRWNVNNLYDPTNGTITPGNIVRFPGGINYP; the protein is encoded by the coding sequence ATGACGACTCGTCGAGGATTTACACTCATTGAACTGCTGATCGTTGTGGCGATCATTGCAATCCTGGCCGCGATCGCGGTTCCCAACTTCCTCGAAGCCCAGACACGCAGCAAGGTTTCGCGCGCCAAGGCGGACTTGCGGACGCTGGCGACGGGGCTCGAATCCTATCGTGTCGATAACAACAACTACCCCTATTGCGAGAATATCGGGAACACGCCGTGGCTGCCGCCGGGGGGAACTCCGCGGTCCAGCACGACGGAGAAGCCCGGCGGCCTGACGTCGCCGATCGCGTATCTGACCTCGCTGCCGAACGACGTTTTCAAGCACCAGATCGATGGCGGTCCGTCGGTGTCGGCACCGTTGTATTACGAGCGCCCCGGGTTCGGTTACGTCGCAGGCAACAACAACCACCAGACGCTGCCCGTGTGGGTTCCGTGGGAGCTGTGGGAGTTCCCGGGGCCGTTGCTGGACGATTCGCCGGATTACTACACCATGGACGTGAGCCGGACGCCGACGCGCTGGGTGCTGTACAGCTTCGGCCCGGATCTCGATGACGATGTCGTCGTCAATGGGACTGTCGTGACGCGGTCGCGTTGGAATGTGAACAACCTTTACGATCCCACCAACGGTACGATTACGCCGGGCAACATCGTGCGTTTCCCGGGTGGCATCAATTATCCCTAA